The Candidatus Aenigmatarchaeota archaeon genome has a segment encoding these proteins:
- a CDS encoding mechanosensitive ion channel family protein has protein sequence MVHDFITKILVTICIVITLVSIKKYLFGSIEKSLISLFKENHEKNSFSKVISAFLFYSLILFGSLLILNIWLKSEISWLTDFMKSTTILALSFVAGLFTSGLLGNMIAYLIINRLQEVKVGNRVSIGNVYGDIESIGLFFIHIRNIDNEYVNIPNIVALTKGIKNYSTIKKIIISVTVPLPYVVDLKEAEEIFMEAINKTDGLIRGEDTKPVIWLDSLTEYSAIYKVRIYIENPKKREEVKSYLLKNIIKEIEKRKIKMPLPRRMKFDKGKD, from the coding sequence ATGGTTCATGATTTTATAACAAAAATTCTAGTAACAATCTGTATTGTTATAACCTTGGTATCTATAAAAAAATATCTTTTTGGATCAATTGAAAAAAGTTTAATTTCCCTCTTTAAGGAAAATCATGAAAAAAATTCATTTTCAAAAGTTATATCTGCATTTCTCTTCTATTCATTAATTTTGTTTGGTTCACTTTTGATATTGAATATATGGTTAAAATCTGAGATTTCCTGGCTTACAGACTTTATGAAATCCACTACAATATTAGCCCTAAGTTTTGTTGCCGGGCTATTCACATCTGGTTTATTGGGAAACATGATAGCATATTTAATAATAAATAGGTTGCAGGAAGTTAAGGTTGGGAACAGAGTAAGCATAGGAAATGTTTATGGGGATATTGAAAGTATTGGTTTGTTTTTTATCCATATAAGAAATATAGACAATGAGTATGTCAACATACCCAACATAGTTGCGCTCACAAAGGGCATCAAAAATTATAGCACTATCAAGAAAATAATCATATCAGTAACTGTACCCCTGCCATATGTCGTAGATTTGAAAGAAGCTGAAGAAATTTTCATGGAGGCCATAAATAAAACTGATGGTCTTATAAGAGGGGAAGACACCAAACCTGTTATATGGTTGGATAGTTTGACGGAATATTCTGCCATATATAAAGTTAGGATCTACATAGAAAACCCAAAAAAGAGAGAGGAGGTCAAGAGCTATCTTCTTAAAAATATAATAAAAGAAATTGAAAAGAGAAAAATAAAGATGCCACTTCCAAGAAGGATGAAATTTGATAAAGGAAAAGACTGA
- a CDS encoding replication factor C small subunit, translated as MEIWTEKYRPKTLDEIVNQKHVVDRLKVFVKEKSIPHMLFAGPPGTGKTASAIAIAHDLFGEKWHLNFQETNASDARGIDVVRTRIKDFAKIRPIDAPFKIIFLDESDALTSDAQHALRRTIEQYSKVCRFILSCNYSSKIITPIQSRCAVFRFSTLSKEDIFQYLERIIRGEKLNVEKSALEAIYQLSEGDLRKATNILQSCSMVGEKITENVVYEITSKAKPKDVKEMIELALNGDFKSARKKLYEMIIKQGIAGEDIIKACHTNIYEIDISDEKKMQMISQLGEYDFRISEGGDPLIQLEAMLSQFVLINKK; from the coding sequence ATGGAAATTTGGACAGAGAAATACAGACCAAAGACGCTTGATGAGATAGTCAATCAAAAACATGTTGTTGATAGATTGAAGGTTTTTGTCAAGGAGAAGTCAATACCACACATGCTATTTGCCGGGCCACCGGGAACAGGTAAAACAGCATCGGCAATCGCCATAGCCCATGATTTATTTGGGGAAAAATGGCATCTAAATTTCCAGGAAACAAATGCATCGGATGCTAGAGGAATAGATGTTGTTAGGACAAGGATAAAGGACTTCGCAAAAATAAGACCAATAGACGCACCTTTCAAAATAATATTTCTGGATGAGAGTGATGCCCTTACCTCCGATGCTCAGCATGCCTTGAGGAGAACTATAGAACAGTATTCCAAGGTTTGCAGGTTCATATTATCTTGCAATTATTCTTCAAAGATAATAACTCCAATACAATCTAGATGTGCTGTATTTAGATTTTCAACTCTTTCCAAGGAAGATATTTTCCAATATCTTGAAAGGATAATCAGAGGAGAAAAATTGAATGTGGAAAAGTCTGCATTAGAAGCCATATATCAATTAAGTGAGGGGGATTTAAGAAAAGCAACAAATATACTCCAATCCTGTTCAATGGTTGGGGAAAAAATAACAGAGAATGTAGTTTATGAAATCACAAGTAAGGCAAAACCAAAAGATGTAAAAGAGATGATAGAGCTTGCTTTAAATGGAGATTTCAAATCTGCCAGAAAAAAGTTATATGAAATGATAATAAAACAGGGTATTGCTGGTGAAGATATAATAAAGGCCTGTCACACTAATATATATGAGATTGACATATCGGATGAAAAGAAGATGCAGATGATATCTCAGCTTGGGGAATATGATTTCAGAATATCTGAGGGTGGAGACCCATTGATACAATTAGAGGCTATGTTGTCCCAGTTTGTTTTGATAAATAAAAAATAA
- a CDS encoding NUDIX hydrolase codes for MGEVFVATKALILKNGKILVIKQKFDGKEYLDLPGGRMEYGLTPEENIKKEVKEELGVDVKIIGLVGVYQFFRFSDKNQVVCIVYLCEPISKKIDLNLNPDKTENIFWFKWVKPSEFVKLESYPFKGLEDMKRLVTNYFKNEYKKRR; via the coding sequence ATGGGTGAAGTGTTTGTTGCAACAAAGGCTTTAATTTTAAAGAATGGTAAAATTTTGGTAATAAAACAAAAATTTGATGGTAAAGAATATTTGGATCTACCTGGGGGAAGAATGGAATACGGTTTAACACCAGAAGAAAATATTAAAAAAGAAGTTAAGGAAGAGTTGGGGGTTGATGTCAAAATTATTGGTTTAGTTGGTGTTTACCAATTTTTTAGATTTTCAGATAAGAATCAGGTTGTTTGCATAGTTTATCTCTGCGAACCTATAAGCAAAAAAATTGATCTGAATTTAAACCCCGACAAAACTGAAAATATATTTTGGTTTAAGTGGGTTAAACCTTCAGAATTTGTTAAATTAGAATCTTATCCTTTCAAAGGTTTGGAGGATATGAAAAGACTGGTCACTAATTATTTTAAAAATGAATACAAGAAAAGAAGATGA
- a CDS encoding adenylate kinase family protein, which translates to MKISITGVPCTGKTEISKKLSERLGWEVISVNEVAEKLNAYKGFDKKMESKILDIEKIKRYFKDIKENVIIEGHVAHEIPSDIVIVLRCDPKVLKKRLKKRYPKNKEKIKENLDAEILGVITSEAVDANKKVFEIDTTKKTIEQNVDDILNILDGRILEYQVGLIDWLEKYEKWLIR; encoded by the coding sequence ATGAAAATTTCAATAACCGGTGTTCCTTGCACGGGAAAAACGGAAATATCAAAAAAATTATCCGAGAGACTCGGTTGGGAAGTTATATCGGTGAATGAAGTCGCGGAGAAATTGAATGCTTACAAAGGTTTTGATAAAAAAATGGAATCAAAAATCTTAGACATTGAAAAAATTAAAAGGTATTTCAAGGATATAAAGGAGAATGTAATAATAGAGGGGCATGTGGCACATGAAATACCATCAGATATAGTAATTGTTTTGAGATGTGATCCAAAGGTCCTGAAGAAGAGATTGAAAAAAAGATATCCAAAAAACAAAGAAAAAATAAAGGAAAACTTGGATGCTGAAATCCTTGGTGTGATAACTTCTGAGGCTGTTGATGCTAATAAAAAAGTTTTTGAAATTGATACGACAAAAAAAACGATTGAACAAAATGTGGATGATATACTGAACATACTAGATGGAAGGATTTTGGAATATCAAGTTGGTCTTATAGACTGGTTGGAAAAATATGAAAAATGGTTAATAAGGTGA